GGAATCTTGCTGATGGCTATTGCATCCGGCGTCACTTACACTACATTGCGGCTGTTTAACGATGTAAAGAGCGGGCTGATGGCTCGTTTCATTACCATGCCTATTAAGCGCTCGTCGATATTGTGGGCTCACGTGTTGACTTCGCTTGTTTCCAATGCGCTTACTGTCGTGGTGGTTATCCTTGTTGCCCTCTTGATGGGCTTCCGTTCCAGTGCTGATATTCTGGATTGGCTTGCCGTAGCCGGGATACTCGGGCTGTTTACGCTGGCACTGACGTGGATTGCAGTCATTCCTGGATTGAAAGCGAAATCTATGGAAGGGGCGACAGCCTACTCGTACCCGCTGATTTTCCTGCCGTTTATCAGTTCGGCCTTTGTCCCTACCGAAACCATGCCTAAAATTGTTCGTGCGTTTGCTGAGAACCAGCCCGTGACTTCAATCGTGAATGCGATTCGTACTCTCTTGTATGAAGGGTCTGTTGGCAGCGATATCTGGATTGCACTTTCCTGGTGCATCGGCATCATGGTCATCGCTTACTTCTTCGCCACTAAAGCATTTAAACGCCAGTTAGGGTAAGTACACAATTAGGGGCTTAGCCATATCAAAGTCACACGCTGCCAGGTAAGGACTACCGCCTGTTTACGGTTTCTGACTTATGATGTGATGTAACCCCTGCCTGCTTTAACCCAAGTCCCTGACCCCTTGTATTTTAAAGCGGTAGTATAGTTGGGGTCAGGCACCTGTATTAGGACACCCCTTTACTTTATAAAATTTGGATTGTGCACTTTTTTACTTTTGTAAGATTCACTGGACTTTTATCTCTTCTTCGGCCATTGATATTCGTTATGGTGTCGCTGCAGAAGAAGCAGCTGCCTGGTCGGCCTTCACACAATCAATTGCAACAACGACGGCAACCAAGATGGCTTCCATTTTTTCATCTATAATTTGAACCTTGTAGCTGTCGCCCCAAGTAAACCACTCCTTGCTCACTTTCCCAATAACTTCGCCATGCTGTAATACCTGAAAATCCATGTCCCACCAATTACCATGTACTTCAATGCCTGCCGCATCAATCGTATAGCGTGCTTTAAAGAAGGATAACTCCTTCTTAATCGTCAGCACCTCTCGACCATTTACCTCAACAAAAAATTTCGGTAAAAAGCTAAACACCTTTTTCGTAATGAGGGCTATTTCATCTCTTGCTGTATTCATAATGGAGAATGTCTTTGGAATTTGCATAAAACTCCCCTCTACATAATATACATCGTACTCCTGCTGGTCCTTTACTGTAAATTTGCCACTAAGACTAAACACCTTCTGCTTTATATAAAGTTGCCTCACATTATGACCCCCTTTTTATATAGCATATTACAAATTAGTATAATCTTGTTCTATCTGTTATGAAACATCAAGGAAGACCACCATGTAACTAATCGGATATACTTTGCATTCATTTTAAAGAATCCTAAAGTTCAAGCTACTTTAATAATGAATACAGTTGATATCCCATATAAATAGCCATAGCCCATATAATAAGAGCGGAAACTTGATTCATATATTTTAAGAACTTACCATTTTTATCAAATTGGCCAATCTTCCTGCCTGAAATCGCTAAGGAAAAGAACCAGATCCAAGAAATCATTATACAAGCCACGGTAAACACCCATTTCTCATATCCTGTATAAGCCAATGAACTAGTTCCTATAACTCCAATAGTATCCATAATAGCATGAGGATTAAGTAATGAGACAGAAGCAGCAAAAGTAACCTGACGACGTGCAGAAAAACGGTTTTGTTCTTGATTAGCGTTTATTTCGGATGTGTTTTTCCAGATGATCCAACCCATATAGGCTAAGAAAAAGAATCCTACTAAAAATAACAAAATCTTTAACCATTCAAAACTAAAAACAATAATAGATACCCCGGCAACAGCCAAATAAATCAGTATTGTATCACAAACCCCTGCTGTAATAATTGCAGGTAGAGCATTGGTGAATTTGTTGTGTGCCGCTCCTTGATTAAATACAAATACATTTTGAACTCCTAAAGGTAAGATTAATCCAAATGCCAATACCATTCCATGAAATAATGGTTCCACTATGATTCCCCCTATTCTTATATAGAATAGCTAAGGACCATTCATATGTCTCCAACCAATTGGATGGGAGTCTATCCAACCATTTGGTATAATTTTAAAAAAGTGATTGGAGATAGCCTATGTCTGAATTAGATTGGAAGCCAGAAAAAAATTCATCCGTTCCTTTACATCAGCAAATATATGATTTTATGAAAAACAAAATAATGAACGGTGAATGGACAATAGGCACTAAAATACCGCCACAAAGAAATTTAGCAAAACGATTTCAAGTAAATCGAAGTACCATTGTAACTGCACTTGAAGAACTGGCTGCCGATGGATTAATTGAGTCTAAGGTTGGAAGCGGTACTAAGGTGATTAACAATACCTGGAGCCTGCTTGCTTCCACTCCTCCTCCAGATTGGATTAGTTATGTAAAATCCGGTATTCATAAACCAAATATAACGATCATCCAAGAAATTAATAGAGCCGAAGCAGACCCTACTATGATTAGGCTTGGAACAGGAGAACTTTCACCAGATCTATTGCCCAACAGAAAGATGGGACAAATACTGCAAATAGATACTGAGCAGTCTTTATCGCTTGGATACATGGAGCCTAAAGGAAGCCTATCTTTACGTAAAACCGTTGGTGCATATTTAAGAACAAAGGGAATTGAAGCTTCCCCCGAATCAATCTTAATTGTTTCTGGAGGGCTCCAGGCACTGCAATTGATTTCAATTGGATTATTAAAAAGAGGATCCACAATACTTCATGAATCACCATCCTATTTAAACTCCGTACACGTTTTCCAATCGGCTGGAATGAATTTATTGGGTATTCCCCTTGAAAAAGGAGGAATTAAAAGTGACTCAATTAGACGTATGAAGCGACAGCATCATGCGGCTTTACTCTATACGATACCCACTTTTCACAATCCAACCGGCACAATAATGTCTGAAAAAAGGCGGCTTGAATTAATAAAGGTTTGTCAAAGGGAGTCATTACCTATCATCGAGGATGATGTTTATAGTGATTTATGGTTTGAAAACCCTCCGCCAAATCCTTTGAAAGCTAATGATACACAAGGAAATGTCCTGTATATAGGCAGCATGTCCAAAACATTGAGCCCCGGTTTGCGAATCGGTTGGATTGTGGGACCTGAACCTGTCATCGAACGTTTAGCAGATATAAAAATGCAAACAGATTACGGGTCAAGTTCCTTATCACAATATGCTGTAGACAAATGGCTTAGTAGCGGTATGTATGAGGGTTTCTTAAAGGAAACGAAAGAGGAATTACGATTCAGAAGGGATTTCACCATTCAAATTTTAGAGAAATATTTTTCCGAGATAGCAACATGGAACACCCCAAAAGGTGGATTTTATATCTGGCTTAAATTACTAACAGGTGTTCCCACCCGAAAGCTATTTAACACAGCCCTTCGAGAAGGGATTTTATTAAATCCAGGTAGTGTGTATGATAATAATGATGAACAGCATCTTCGTATTTCCTATTCATATGCATCAATGGATCAACTAGAAAAGGGGCTGGTTTATTTAGCACACCTAATTAAAAATTCTTCTATGAATTGAATTTATTGAGGATACCGTAATAACGGTATCCTGATTTTTATAAGAGCCTACATAATAAGTGCTTATCTTAGTTCAACTTTTTGTTTTACCGCTATTTGTGATACGGTTCTCCGTGTTGCATCTAAATGAGGTTTTTATTTTTTACATATATTTTCAGTTAGTTATTCTCCAAGTGATTAACCTATACAGGGGATATAATTTTGCGATTTTATCCTCTGCTATCTTAACGAGATTTTCTGGAGTCTCAAGATGTTCCTCATCAGGGTTTATGCGAAAAATACAAAATGATTCCAATCCCTCACTGTCATATTTCGTGTAAAAATCAGTAAACTTATTTGGGTCTTCTTTATCAATATTAAAAGAATGTACAGACATGTCTTTGTTTGGATTATATATATGCCATACAAATTGTTCCCCTTTTAACTTTGCTATTTCATTATGAATTTTATCTTTGAGTCGCTCAATATTATCCTTTAGGTAATCTCTATCAATACAGCCCTTGGCAGCAGTTGCATGGAATAGACCAATTTCTACTCCCTTACTAACTACTGATATCTGCATACACGCATGCCTAATAAAGCTTTCATGAGTTTCTGTCTTGCTTCCCCCAATTAATGCATCCTTACTGTGCTTACCGTAACGAAGGCAAATCCACGATAAACGCTTGTAATTATGTTTCGAAGGACTGATTTGAGAAGTTATAAGTTCCGGTCTTCTTCTCGAAGACCAGTTATTGTGTAAATTCATTTTTGACATGGGGTGTTTCATTAAATTATTTAGCTTAAGTAATTTGTTACGAACAACTTCTCTTCTTTTGAGAATTATACGGTCATTCTCAGCTTGATACTTTGGAAAGAATGTCTCATAGTCTTGAAACGTGAAAAAGTATCTATCTAAGTCATAGTCAGATTCCTTAAATGGGTCTTGATTATCGACAAATATTTCATTAATTTTACGATTTGCTTTTTGGTTAGCATCTGATAAGTTTTTTAATTCTCCATCAATATCCTTATAATTTTCTATAATTTTATCCGTTACTTTCTCAGAAGCTAATAAACAATGTTCAATGAATTCCTCTAGACGTCCTATGCTATTTGATTGTACTTCATGGATTAGTTCTAGATTTCCATCCAATCCGCCACGTGTAAAGTTTGCCGAACCATGAAAGGCTTTAATACCTTGGGGAGTGTAGAACATAAATACCTTTGCATGTAATTTTTCCTTGTGTACGATATATACATTGGCTAAACTAGATAATTCTTCTAATAATGCACCAGGTTTATTCATGCTAAATTCCTTAGATAAATACAGAGTAATATTATCCTTATTTAGATTGCTCTTAGCCATTAATTCTTTGATAAATTCTACTCCATAATTCGAGAAATAAGCAGATACAATATTAATATTTTTGACCTCCAAATCCTTTACTACCTTTTTAATGTATCCCTTTTCCCATACCCATTTATCAACTTCCAAACTGCTCATAATCCCACCACGCTTATTATTTATTATTACTAGTTTAATAACAGACCTGAACTACTTAAGAAAATAGCAAAGCTGTACATCATCAGCACTGAGTACTCCAATTCTTAAAACCATAGAATTTTTCAGGTTAACTTCCTCTTGAAATTCTAATTCTAAAGAATTGCTTAGAATTTTATTCAACTCTTCCTTTTCTTCTAATAATATCATAGCTTGATGGGGTAAAAGTGCAAATTTTTCCATCTGTTCACCATTGCTTAGATATCCATATAGACCGTAAAATTCCTCCTCTAAATACTCTATTAAATCCTCCTGTAGTTCCTGCTTTAGTGCTAATAATTCCTTTAACTTCTGGATTTTTTTCATATCAAATACCTCCAATTATTTTTGAGTACGCTCTGTTACCATACAGACTACAATTCCAACCACCGTTCCTAATAAGAAATATGGCAATCTAATACCTCCTTCCATTCTTAAATCCCTTATTCTTGAAACCTTTTAAGCTCGCATTTTATCATCCATAAATCCTTTCTTAGCTATTGTATAAATAGTTAGTCCAAACATAACTCCTGCCTTAAACAAGCTAATCGGTGACATAGACTCACCTCCTTTATCGGAAATCTAACACCAAAAAAGAGACGAAAACTCTTATAGAGCAAACCTCCCTGACTTGTAAACGTTTTGATTGTTCTACCTTTCAGACTGCCAATTCTTCAAACGAAGCTAATAGGCTTAACAAGTTCACCACCTTTCAGCAAACCAATTCCGATATCCTTCAAACCATGCTTATCCTGTAATAAGAACACAACGTTCGATGCACCGCCATCGTAGAAGAATACCCAACATGTTAGTTCTGGTTTGTTTTCATCTGGAATAGTAGCCTTAACCTCTTCGTTGCTTATGTCATCCACTGATAGGGTCCTAACGTCGGCTTTCCAGTCCTTCTGTGCTAAATGTGGGTGATGCTCCTCCATGTAATTCCTGAATACATTAATAATGCTCATAGGTTATTTGCTCCTTTTCATAGGTCGATTAAAATAGAAAAAGGGGGAGAGAACTCATCCGTAATAGATGAATCCTCTCCCCCTTTAAAGGTGAAGTGTTTTGCAACTTCTTTATTAAGTTGTATTTGTATCGTGTCAATCTTCCGGTCCTCATTGATGGTGATTTGACGGATGAGCAGGTGCATCAGTCTTTTCCTCTGCTCCCTGGTCAATGATTCTTGATAGGCACTTTTGAAGTTTTGCATGACCTGTTTGACCATTGAAAAGTTTATGAGTTGTGTACCACCTTGCCCTATCTGCAGTTCAATAGGAGATAGTCTCTCTTCAAGTCGTTCCTTTTCTTCATTCAAAGTGGATAACCGCTGCACAAGGTCTGCTTTTTGAATCAAATCATCTTCGTACAAACCAAGGACTTTCTCTTTCTTTTGTTGATTGGATTCTATTGCCTTTTTCAAGGTCTCATATTCGTGTTGAAGCGGAGAAGAATCTTGTTCTTTCTTGTTATTAATACGTTCAACAATTTGCTCTATAAGCACATCACTTGTGGCTATGTTTGATAGCTTTTCAAGCACATGAGGGTCTGCATAATCCGTCCTTACTCCATTCGACCGACAAACTGCTGAACCTTTATTCTTCCAAGCTCCACATACATAATACTCCAGAACCTTTTTTGTTCCGTCTTTGAGTGTATTCGTTGTCCTTCCAATCACCATTCCTGCCCCACATGCAGGACACTTCATGATACCAGTGAGAGGGAACTCCCCGTCATGTATTCGATTAGGCTTGCCGCTTCTACTCGACATGATATTTTTTGCTTTTTCCCATGTTTCTTCTGAAATGATAGCTTCGTGCTGCCCCTTTTCAATCACAGGGTGAGGATTAATATTGTTTCTTCTCTTCTCGTTCCAATCTCTCCGGACATTATAGCGAATAAATCCTGCATAAAGTGGATTGCTTAGAATCGTTTTTACCCCGTTGATGGAGAAGTCTTTGTTCTTTTTAGTCCGGTGTCCTTCATTGTTGAGTTTATTTGCGATGGATTTGTAACCATTCCCCTCAACGTAAAGGTCAAATACCTTTCGGACCGTTTGCGCTTCTGTTGGATTAACAACAAGTGTTGAGAGTTTTCTCTTACGGTTTTCTCCTGGAACACTCACAACATCATAACCAAGAACCTGCCCGCCATTCCACGACCCTTCTTTAGCTCTTGCTAACATCCCCATTTTTACGTTTTGAGCGATATTATCTCTTTCAAATTCAGCAATGACTGCCAACATCCGAAATTGCATTTTCCCCGCTGGAGTTTCCGTTTCGTAGCGTTCCGTAAATGAACGAAAAACAATGTTTCTCATTTCTAGTTCTTCAACAATATTTAGTAAATCC
The window above is part of the Cytobacillus sp. FSL H8-0458 genome. Proteins encoded here:
- a CDS encoding ABC transporter permease, whose translation is MKNKTGVLLGRLMCNILRSPDTIITVAITPIMMMLLFVYVFGGSIETGTNNYVNYLLPGILLMAIASGVTYTTLRLFNDVKSGLMARFITMPIKRSSILWAHVLTSLVSNALTVVVVILVALLMGFRSSADILDWLAVAGILGLFTLALTWIAVIPGLKAKSMEGATAYSYPLIFLPFISSAFVPTETMPKIVRAFAENQPVTSIVNAIRTLLYEGSVGSDIWIALSWCIGIMVIAYFFATKAFKRQLG
- a CDS encoding LURP-one-related/scramblase family protein, yielding MRQLYIKQKVFSLSGKFTVKDQQEYDVYYVEGSFMQIPKTFSIMNTARDEIALITKKVFSFLPKFFVEVNGREVLTIKKELSFFKARYTIDAAGIEVHGNWWDMDFQVLQHGEVIGKVSKEWFTWGDSYKVQIIDEKMEAILVAVVVAIDCVKADQAAASSAATP
- a CDS encoding LysE/ArgO family amino acid transporter encodes the protein MEPLFHGMVLAFGLILPLGVQNVFVFNQGAAHNKFTNALPAIITAGVCDTILIYLAVAGVSIIVFSFEWLKILLFLVGFFFLAYMGWIIWKNTSEINANQEQNRFSARRQVTFAASVSLLNPHAIMDTIGVIGTSSLAYTGYEKWVFTVACIMISWIWFFSLAISGRKIGQFDKNGKFLKYMNQVSALIIWAMAIYMGYQLYSLLK
- the pdxR gene encoding MocR-like pyridoxine biosynthesis transcription factor PdxR, with the translated sequence MSELDWKPEKNSSVPLHQQIYDFMKNKIMNGEWTIGTKIPPQRNLAKRFQVNRSTIVTALEELAADGLIESKVGSGTKVINNTWSLLASTPPPDWISYVKSGIHKPNITIIQEINRAEADPTMIRLGTGELSPDLLPNRKMGQILQIDTEQSLSLGYMEPKGSLSLRKTVGAYLRTKGIEASPESILIVSGGLQALQLISIGLLKRGSTILHESPSYLNSVHVFQSAGMNLLGIPLEKGGIKSDSIRRMKRQHHAALLYTIPTFHNPTGTIMSEKRRLELIKVCQRESLPIIEDDVYSDLWFENPPPNPLKANDTQGNVLYIGSMSKTLSPGLRIGWIVGPEPVIERLADIKMQTDYGSSSLSQYAVDKWLSSGMYEGFLKETKEELRFRRDFTIQILEKYFSEIATWNTPKGGFYIWLKLLTGVPTRKLFNTALREGILLNPGSVYDNNDEQHLRISYSYASMDQLEKGLVYLAHLIKNSSMN
- a CDS encoding phospholipase D family protein, which codes for MSSLEVDKWVWEKGYIKKVVKDLEVKNINIVSAYFSNYGVEFIKELMAKSNLNKDNITLYLSKEFSMNKPGALLEELSSLANVYIVHKEKLHAKVFMFYTPQGIKAFHGSANFTRGGLDGNLELIHEVQSNSIGRLEEFIEHCLLASEKVTDKIIENYKDIDGELKNLSDANQKANRKINEIFVDNQDPFKESDYDLDRYFFTFQDYETFFPKYQAENDRIILKRREVVRNKLLKLNNLMKHPMSKMNLHNNWSSRRRPELITSQISPSKHNYKRLSWICLRYGKHSKDALIGGSKTETHESFIRHACMQISVVSKGVEIGLFHATAAKGCIDRDYLKDNIERLKDKIHNEIAKLKGEQFVWHIYNPNKDMSVHSFNIDKEDPNKFTDFYTKYDSEGLESFCIFRINPDEEHLETPENLVKIAEDKIAKLYPLYRLITWRITN
- a CDS encoding recombinase family protein, encoding MPNYARQLDDQLDQFSRTGTQKRAAIYARVSTLEQAEEGYSIDEQVRVLKEMCEREGYVVHKEYVDRGKSGKNIKGRPALQQLLHDAKGKDFDLVLVWKVNRFSRKTKDLLNIVEELEMRNIVFRSFTERYETETPAGKMQFRMLAVIAEFERDNIAQNVKMGMLARAKEGSWNGGQVLGYDVVSVPGENRKRKLSTLVVNPTEAQTVRKVFDLYVEGNGYKSIANKLNNEGHRTKKNKDFSINGVKTILSNPLYAGFIRYNVRRDWNEKRRNNINPHPVIEKGQHEAIISEETWEKAKNIMSSRSGKPNRIHDGEFPLTGIMKCPACGAGMVIGRTTNTLKDGTKKVLEYYVCGAWKNKGSAVCRSNGVRTDYADPHVLEKLSNIATSDVLIEQIVERINNKKEQDSSPLQHEYETLKKAIESNQQKKEKVLGLYEDDLIQKADLVQRLSTLNEEKERLEERLSPIELQIGQGGTQLINFSMVKQVMQNFKSAYQESLTREQRKRLMHLLIRQITINEDRKIDTIQIQLNKEVAKHFTFKGGEDSSITDEFSPPFSILIDL